In Mustela erminea isolate mMusErm1 chromosome 7, mMusErm1.Pri, whole genome shotgun sequence, the genomic stretch aataataataacctcctttacccatttttattgaGTCAGCTTAGGTTCTAACTCATCTGGCAAAAATGGGATGTGGTTAATGTATAGTTATTACCTATGGTTTTGCTGAACTCCAAGTAACATATTTGTTATAACTTAAttcttacctttattttattaaaataataagatttcaCTGTGAAACTTAAATCAAGTTTATAATTAACTTGATTTCCAAGTTAATTAACTGTCAATTTCCAAGACACATTTGACCCATGGATCTATTTCTGCTTGTTGTAGCCTCAGAAGAAAACCGTCACCACACTCATGGCGGGGATTTTGTGCTCAATAGTTCAGAGGGCCCCAGGCAGACTCCAAGTAAGTAttcaagttttctctctctctctctcttttttttttaattccttaataactgtttctttctcttttgtaattaACAAAACAGGCAAGTTAAACTGcacaaattcatatatatatatatatatatatatatatatatatatatataaaaaaatgttgagggtcagttttatttatgatttatctgCTGTTTTATCACTAAGGAATTGACATCACAAAAGGTCTTTTCCTAGAGAACATGCTGGTAAAAAATGTCCAATGTTGATTTCcccttaatctttttaaaagtttaagagTTTATTGTCTTCAGTTATGAAAACATTATGTTTTcaatcatagaaaaataaaaaactatggaagagcagaaagaagaaatgtaCTCTCCAGAAACCATTTATGcgtatattttcatgtatttccttctagtctttctTACAGAAATTAAGCAGCTCAGCCTAATCTGTTCATGAGGGCCAGAGTCTAGATACAGGTGTGCTGCTGGCTATAGATAATAATGTTaggtgctttacatacattaccTTAACCTTAGGttagtgtaaggacctatttagaaactgtccctgctccccttcccccaagggatttacttggagacaagtcctggaaaccagcttcaggtaacaaagcccagatacaaaggggggtcaggccaggtggagacatcccaTCAgtgggggttgcatactgtctccctggttaccaaggagtatgggccgcgccctttgggcgccaatcccagtcaaggtgtaataggctggttcaaatgtctactagggtaaattgtaattcatttggtcacctagcatcactgtggagtttcctgtgtgtgttacaatctcatcggccacctgtgcgtggccaggcccaaccgcatggcctttgtccttaaaagctagtctgaaacagaagggtcgccctctcttgtaagaggtacagccccgaacgttcggttagattcttgatgcttggctcgaaataaagctttgcttgaccttcgctttgtatcagtctcgctcctttaatcgtggacccattattggggcataacaattAGTCCTGTGGTGTTagtattatttccttttgaaatagcTGAGGCAGTTGATTCTCTGAGAGGATAAGTGTCTCATTTCTTACAGATGATAAGCGCAGAATCAGAATTAGAAGcccatatttttcctttccatctctcaTTCACTCCTACTTACTCTTTAATTATGTATGGATCTCTGCAGGACAGAGAAGGCATGAAGAGAGTGAATATTGCCCATCCAGAGAGGAGTTTCCAGATATGAAGCATTGGCAGTGAATCCTTTCACTTTAGCCAATTGAAAGCAACAGGACTGAAGATTgctgaaggggaaaaagagaTAGGAACTAGGAGTGATGACATTATAGGGAttagaaagaaaaccataaactcatttctttttacagaGTATTGTTGAAGATTATTATTCCACATTGTATAGAGCAGGAGTTGGAAACCACCGTCTGCAGATTGAATTCAGTCGACCACCTACTTCTGTAAATCAGGCTTTATTGGAAGTAGCCACGCCCACTTATTTACATACTGTTCGGTTTGCTTTTGTCCCCCATTAGCAGAGTTGAGACTTGGCAGTGGAAACCATGCAGCCCCAAAGCTGGAAATAACTTCCTGTTTgatcctttacagaaaaatattgCACCCCTGGTCAGGAAGTCtctatttcactcatatgtggaatttaagttaCAGAACAGAAGAACatagaggaaatgagaaaagaggggcaaaccagaaaacagactcttaactctagagaacaaactgaggggttactggaggggaggggttgggctacatgggtgatgggaattaaggacaCTTGCAGTGTGTACCAGCTGTTGTAagtaagtgaggaatcactaaattctacacctgaaactaagagtaCACTATGTTAacgaactggaatttaaataaaatcttggaaaaaaaccagaaaatctgTATGTGCTTTTTGCTTTCTAATGTTAGTGGTAAGATGAATATATTCTTTCAGCTAAGGGGCTGAGATAAATGTTTGATAATTACAGGTTAGGTAAAAACAGACTTGTCACCTAAAAATTGGTAGGTATGGATTTCTGCACTAGACAgagttctttaaagaaatgttttatatcatgTTTTAGATGATGACAAAAGGTATGGAGTCTCTTATTTACATGGATTGGATTCGTCACAAATTTACCAAGTCAAGAATTCCAGATAAAGTAAGAAtaagggttgggagaggggggtgaacgttactatttttttaagcagGTGATGTTTTAAAAGGTACCTGCTTTTGTAATATTGAAAACTTTTATGTTAAGTAATTTGTGGAGGTTGGTGGTAGGGTAGAGTTTAAACAAAACATGGTAGAATTTatctaaataaagatttttttttatctttttaaatgtactaCTGGCCTTTGTAGTAGTAGGTTTTTATCATTCTGGAATCTCTTTATTCCTGCTTATGGTTTTTTGCcttaatattttgtgttttcgTATTACCATTGTCCTCAGAAAACAGTGAGTCTTCTTCCTGCTCAGACATATGGCTCTGTGTTCACTTCTATATCGAATATTGCAACTTGGGATCTTTGAGTTTTCTCTGCTAGATTTATCTGTACATACCATTCTTTCGGAAAATACAAGCTACATTGCTTTTcgtgttttttttccctacattagCCATACAGAACCACTTGATTTTCCCAAGTATTCCATGCTCTTtacactgtttctttctttcttctctccttctctttgcctgccccaTCCTCTGTCTTCCACCATTCTTCTCACCCTGGGTCTCTTCAAAACACCTAGAAAATCCAAACAAGCAATAACAACTGAAAAGCATACTTAATCCCACCTACCACAGCTACCAcatccttttctgttttatatttttaaagatatgaatCATCTCATGTATAATGTTTTTCTAGTTGCTTTCTTCATTTAGCAATATAGTGGGAACCTCTTAGCAGATAAGTTTCTGCAATATTATTTTCATGATTGAATTATATGCCcctttttttgacagagagagacatagtgagcgaggaaacacaagcagggggagtggaagggagagaagcaggcttcctgctgatcagggaacccgatgcggggcttaatcccaggaccctgggattgtggcctgagccgaaggcagatgcttaacgactgagccacccaggtgcccctgaattataCGCTTTTTGATTAAAGTGCCATCTTTTGTGCGTGTGATTCCCAGGAGGTATGATTCTTAATCTAGTATCTTTGAAACCTTTACAGGTAcctaagagtgtgtgtgtgtgtgtgtgtgtgtgtgtgtgtaacatgaTTTCTTAGAATCAGTATTTATGTAATGTATCGTAAATACAAACCTGTGTATTTTGGTACAGATGAAACAAATCCAAGAGCCTACtacaggggtgcccgggtggcttagttaagtgtctgacttcggttcaggtcatgatcctggggtcctggggtttcAGTCCTGTGTCATGCAGGGGGTCTgcatctctttccctcttccctttctttctgctcatgctctctatctcttctttttctctcaaataaaatctttttttaaaaaaatcctattacACATGGttgtatggattttattttttattattatttttttgtttaaaaatgttttgtggcCATTCTTCAAAGTTAGTAGCTGCTAAGATAGTAGACCTTATTTTAATGGCAGCATTGTATCCTATTGGATACATCATTATATAGTTGTATCATATTTTGTTCGGTTTTGTTATTGTTAGTTTTATTTAGAATGTATATATTGTAATTCATACAGTTATCCTATGAGGAACATGGATGTGACCTTTAAATTTTTCAGTATTACAAATAGTATTACCATATACGTCCTTATTCAGTACATTTTATGTACGTAGGGAAGTTTTCCATAGGATAGCTTACTGGAACTTTTTGATTCTTAGAGAATCAGTTCTGTGGACCCATTTCTAATCCTTCATAGGGAATCATTTGTACTCTCCTGGTGCTTTGTACATACTTTTTAATGATCCTCATGTGTTACTGTTATTGTAAGCTTATCTTTGTTCCCCTGCTTGAATAGGGTGGAGGATGCAGCTGTGCTGAGCTTTTTTAGTGCTAATACAGTCTCCAGGCATTTGAACTTTTTAGTGTCCTTTGATTGCTCCTGCTTCAATCTTAAAGCAATCTTTGTGCGATATTTTTTTCAGAGTATGAAATTATTAGACTTAGTCTATCTAAGTAATCAAATGGGTATAAATGTTCAGTTTGAGGCTAGGATTACAGAAAGATTTGGGATGAGATCATtatgtggtcatttttttttttttaagaaaaaaagatacttagacacatagatacatagaagttgaaatacatacatacatacatagaagttgaaaatttaccatttataatttttccttcttaggTATTTCAGCCTTCACCTGCAGATCATGAAAAATATGGTGGGGATCCACAGCATCCTCATAAACTGCATATTGTTACCagaataaaaagtacaaaaagacgTCCATATTGGGAAAAAGATACAATAAAGATGCTTGGACTAGAAAAAGTATGCAACTATTTAAGTCATCTTATGAGAGGTTTAAATTTGCTTTAAAGTTTATAATTCTTAAACTTTAAGGtgtatttttactatttcttttgtttaaatatattatttagtgTAATTTATTTGAAACTTTGATTTAGACATAATAGgccttcattttcacattttgctGAAATATGGGACCATCTGTTCTGAATCCAATCCATTACatggtttcctttctctgtaGGCACATACTCCTCAAGTTCACAAGAATATCCCTTCAGTGAATGCAAAACTGAAAGTGGTTAAACATTTGATAAGGTTTGTTGTTTGCTacttcagcatttttttaaaaatgtgttaccTGGTATAATTCTAAAAGCATTTCTTTATGTTATAGGATCAAGCCCCTGAAGTTACCCCAAGGACTTCCAGCAGAGGAGGACATGTCCAACACGTGCCTCAAGAGCACTGGGGAATTAGTGCGGTGGCATCTAAACCCCATAAACCAAGAAGCAGTTAAGTCCTAAGGCTGGAGCAGTTTCATATTAAGAAATGTAAATCATTGTgttctcattaaaatatattttaaatactagtCCTTTTCACTGGCTAAACATGGTGTGATTCTTCCTTATATAGGCTTGAGATTCAGTGCAGAGGACTGtagtggaagggaggggaaactgaagggaaagaaatcagggagacaacccatgagactcttaactctaagaaacaaatggaaggttGCTGGGAGGGAGCTGGGTAGGGaatggggtatctgggtgatgggcattaagggggggcatgtgatgtaatgagccaCTGGTGTAATATGCAGCTGATGAAGAACTGAACTCTGCATCTGTACATCAATGACGTACTTTATGTtggctaatggaatttaaattctattttatttttttttaaagattttatttatttatttatttgacagagagagatcacaagtaggcagagagagagagagagaggaaagcaggctccctgctgagcagagagcccgatgtgggactcgatcctaggaccctgagatcataacctgagccgaaggcagcagcttaaccaactgagccaggtgccctggaatttaaattttaaaaaaagatttatttatctattagaacagggaggaagggcagagggagagagaatctcaagcagactccccattgagcatggaacccaacaagGTACTCAATCCtttgaccctgaaatcataacctgagccaaaaccaagagtcagatgctcaaccaactgcttcacccaggcaccccaggtatcATTAATTACTTAGCTTGAACAGTTCTAATTCAACAGTTATTGAATATCCTATAAGTGTAAATCCTAGAGGGGCTATAAAGCCAAAGGACACTAAACAACTTCAGGGAGCTCATTCTCATTAGAGAGACCTCTGTGCTACAACAAAATGTGTCCTTGCTGCAGGCAGGTTGAGGATAGCTGTGTAAGTAAAAGCTCATCACtgccaggtttttgttttgttttgttttgtttttgccatttctttcaCTGTACTAATATTAGTGTTgtttaaaatggggaaaagaacaTTAGTTAATTTTTACCCAAAGAgtctaataaactttttttttaaaaaaatgatttatttatttgagagaatatgagccacaggagaggggcagaggaaaagagagaatccttaagagagagaatccctaagcagtctccttgctgagtgcagagcccaatgtggggcttgatcttacgacactgagatcatgacctgagctgaaatcaagagctggatgctcaacaagctgagtcacccaggcacccctggctctAACGTTAAGGACCATACCAGTTCTCTCATTCTCCTCTAACCCTCAGCTTAGGCACAGAGATACCTGCTGAGGGCAGATCACCTGGCCACTGGCTCCTTAGTGCATTTTGCTCCAAAGCCATGCTCCTGCACTCTGATGCAGCTGCCCTTCAGGGTCAAACCTGCATCTTCCCCAGAGGATCAGTGCAGATCCCCACCATGCCAGATCCCTAAAGTTTAGAATTTTAAacttagccatcctgactgggaTAGAGCCCGAAGTACACTATGCTGCTCAAGTGGGCAAGCAACCGAGACACAGTGAAAACAGCGACCTGAAAAACACCTACAACACACAATGATAAATTATTTGCTCAGGGACTGCTTCCCTGATAGCAGTGAGCATGTACTCTCTTTTCCAGGAATAAAGGAGCTAGCTTCCCCACACCTAAACATAAACCATCTTCGGTTAACAACACAATATTGGATGCTTAAATTGCTTACACAAAAACCTGCTGCCCTGGCCTCTGCTGTTACTGCTTTCCCCAGGCAAGTGTGTCTGAGAACCAGCACAttggcccctccctcagaagaccagcacaaacaccTGCGTATACCAAGTCTAGTGATCATAGGGTACTGTGAAAATTCAGCTCTAGTGGGAATAGCTTCATgtctcttttaacaagcagaccagagtaCACCTAGTTAATActctggccaaggtccaaacAAACCACTGCAGACAAAAGCcctgcagaggactgacctgagggagagaggaactgtaacacagcagcagagtacacacagcatacacacacagagacatttcCTAAAGCACCAGATCCCTGAACATTATATGACCTCTTTATAAAGCTATTACTGTCAGGAGCAGGGAACATAATAGGCTTCCTAACACACAGTAGAAGACAGAGACCTATACAAAGTGGCAAGATGGGGGAAtttatcccaaaagaaagaacgaCCAGGGTTCTAAAGATACAAGTAATACGCCTGatctagaatttaaaacataaggATACAAgctggacttgagaaaagcatagaagacatgaGGGGGCCCctttaacacagagataaaagagcttAAGACCCATcagaccaaaatgaaaaatgcaataactgaGATTCAAAACTGACTGGATAtaatgaccacaaggatggaagaagcagagggatgaataagtgatacagaagatagaattatggaaaataaactgatcaaaagagaaaggaaaatcttgGATCAGAAAGTGGAATTggggaactcagtgattccatgaAACATAGTAACATTtctatcataggagtcccagaagaagaaaatagaaaaagggaGCAGaatgtttatttgaggaaattatagctggaaacttccctaatctgggagagaaagcaggcttccaaATACAGGAAGCACAGAAAACTCACATCAGAATCAAAAGTAGGCCAATCCCAAGACATACagataaatttgcaaaatataaagaaaaaatcctaaaagctgcaagacaaaagaagtccctaacttacaagggaagacaaagGTAGCAGCAGATctttccacagaaacttggcaggccagagaagacacattttagacaaagacacctgcaaattgaaagtgagggaaggGGGTAACAGTTTACGTGGCAATGGATGtccaaagaaagccagagtaacaatacttctatcagacaaactaggctttaaaccaaagactgtaataagagatgaagaacagcactgtatcataataaaggggtcattcccgggcacctgggtggctcagttgttatgtgtctgccttcagctcagtcatggtatcagggtcctgggattgagccccgtgtcaggctccttgctcagtgtgaaacctcctcccactccccctgcttctgttcgctctcttgttgtgtctctctctcttaaataaataaaatcttaaaaaaaaaaatagaggggtcattccaacaagaagatctaacaattgtaaatatttatgcccccaaattgggagcacccaaatatataaaacaataacataaaGGAATTTATTgatgatacaataatagtaggggtcTTTAACACCCCAATTACATTAAAGAATgggtcatctaagcagaaaatcaacaaggaaacaatggctctgaatgacacactgaaccagatggacttaacagttttattcagaacatttcatcctaaagcagtaggatacacattctttccaagtgcacatAGGACCTTcctcagaatagatcacatattaggtcacaggTCAGGCCTCAATTAATACAAAAGTATTAAGGACACACCATGCATATTCTCCagccacaatgctatgaaacttgggtcaaccacaagaaaaaaaattggaaagaccacatATACACGGAGGCTAAAAAACATcttactgaagaatgaatgagtcaactaggaaattaagaaattaaaaaaaaaaacatggaaataaatgaaaatgaaaacacaacagtccaaaacctttgggctGCAGCAGTCCTAATGCAGCAGAAGTAGTCATAAGAGAgtaatataggcctacctcagaaaagcaagaaaaatctcaaaaacaatctAACCTCACATCtagaggagctagaaaaagaacaaatgaaggctaaagccagcagaagaaaggaaaagcagagctgcaggcatcacaattctggacttcaagttatattacaaaactatatatagttatcaagacagtatggtattggcacaaaaacagacatagatcaatggaagagaagagaaaacccagagatAAACACAACTATATGATTAAACaatcaaatgttttaaatgattttttaatttttaaattgaagtataattgacatataacattgtgtaactTTAAGGTGTACCATGTGttcatttgatacatttatatattgtcatACTGTTGCCTATTGTATAATGTCCTATGATTACCACTGTAACATTAGCTAACACCTATGTCATGTCTCATTAAgtatcattttgtgtgtgtgtggtggaaaCAATAAAGATCTAGAACTCTAAGCAAGTTTGAAGTTTAAAATACAATCTTGTTGACTAATCCCTATGCCTTTGTTCTTCAGAATTTACTTATCTACCTATTCCCagtttgtacccttaaacaaTGTGTCCCCAATTCCTCCACTCCCCagtctctggtaaccatcatgtTACACTCTATTtttatgagtttggtttttttagatttcacatttaaaagacagtatttgtctttctctgctgacttatctcatttagcataacaccctcagggtccatccttgttgttgcaaatggcaggatttctttttttttcccctcatggctaaagaatattccattatatatatacaccacaacttcttgatccattcatctgtcgataaatatttaggttgtttccatatcttgactattgcaATTAATGCTGCATATTAACACAGGAGTGCATATATTTCTGGTATCCTGCTTTcagttcctttggatatatacagAAGTGGGatttatagtagttttatttttaacattttaaggaacctccatactgttttccatagtagctgaaccaatttgcattcccatttCTTGAGGTTCATCGTCAATGAATAGTAatattttctgggatttttttaaaagattttatttttaagtaatcgctacagccaatgtggggctcacactcacaacctcaagagtcacgtgctctgccaactgagccagccaggatccccagtagtaatattttgaaaggaatcttttttttttttttttttcctgaccagTAGGTCTCAATCATGGGCCTAAAATATGCAGTGAACTATATTGTAAACAGATGCACTGTCATCCAGGCCTTGTCATTCCATTTATGGAGAATAGggagagtagatttagcataattcctaAGGGCCCTAAGAATCTCAGTTTTCAGAATGATAAATGTTAGCAAGTGAAAtccaacaacatataaaaagaattgtacaccatgaccaagtgggatttacagATAcacaaggctggttcaacatttgaaaaaaattttattattattattattattcttttattatgttagtcaccatacagtacatcattagtttttgatgtaatgttccaagattcattgtttgcatataatatgtaccctccttaatacccatcactgggccaacccattccccaacctcctcccctctaaaaccctcagtttgtttcttggagtccatagtctgtcatggttcgtCTCTCCCTTCGattccctcctcttcatttttaccttccttttcctaatgtcctccatgctattccttatggtccacaagtaagtgaaaccatatgctatttgactttctttgcttatttcactcagcaaaatctccagtcccatccatgttgatgcaaaagctgcaTTCGTCCTTTCTTATGtgtatatgggccatatcttcttatccattcatctattgaagaacatctctgttcttttcacagtttggctattgtggaggttgctgctatgaacattggggagcatatggcccttcttttcactacatctgtatctttgggctaaatacctagtaatgcaattgctgggtcatagagtagttctatttttaattttttggggaaccttcacactgttttccaaagtggctacaccaacttgcattcccaacagtgtaagagggttctccttttcaacatttgaaaattaattaatgtaattaatcaCATCAACatgttaaagaagaaaatcaatcaTATtgattgatgcagaaaaatcatccAAAAAATCCAATACACATCACAGGAAACACTCTTGGCAAACCAAGAATAGAGTGGAGCTTTctcaacttgattaaaaaaacagccacaaaaaacatacatatttgaTGGTGAGAAACTCAAAACTTTCCCAGTAAGATCAGGAGCAGGCAAGGATATCCCCTTTCACTAttgcttttcaacattgtactggaagtcctagttaaTGCACTAAAAAGATAAAAGGTGTACAGAatgtgaaggaagaaataaagctgtcTTTGTCTCAGATGACAtgttgtctatgtagaaaatcctaaagaatcaactaaaattttcctaaaataaattatcaattaTGGCAAGGTTTCagcatacaaaattaatataccaaAGCCAATCGATTTCCTATATGCCAGCAATGAATaaagtataatttgaaattaaaaagacatggggcacctgggtggctcagtgggttaagcctctgctttcgactcaggtcatgatcttagggtcctcagatcaagtcccacattgggctctctgttcagcagggagcctgcttccccctctctctgcctgcctctctacttgtgatctctctttctctgtcaaataaataaataaataaaatcttataaaaaagacATTGCCATTTACATTGGCActacacaaaaatgaaatacttaggtataaatctaataaaatatgtataatatctttatgagaaaaactacaaaactcttgtgaaagaaaacaaagagaagctaAATCAGTAAAGAGATGTTTCACGTTTGTTAATGGGAAGACTCAatttgtcaagatgtcagttcttctcaaCTTCATTTATAGATTCAAagtaatcccaatcaaaatcccagcaagttatttgtTGAATATCAgcaagctgattctaaagtttatatggacaGGCAAAGACCCAGGAATGGCCAACTC encodes the following:
- the MRPL30 gene encoding 39S ribosomal protein L30, mitochondrial isoform X2 → MAGILCSIVQRAPGRLQVFQPSPADHEKYGGDPQHPHKLHIVTRIKSTKRRPYWEKDTIKMLGLEKAHTPQVHKNIPSVNAKLKVVKHLIRIKPLKLPQGLPAEEDMSNTCLKSTGELVRWHLNPINQEAVKS
- the MRPL30 gene encoding 39S ribosomal protein L30, mitochondrial isoform X1, giving the protein MAGILCSIVQRAPGRLQMMTKGMESLIYMDWIRHKFTKSRIPDKVFQPSPADHEKYGGDPQHPHKLHIVTRIKSTKRRPYWEKDTIKMLGLEKAHTPQVHKNIPSVNAKLKVVKHLIRIKPLKLPQGLPAEEDMSNTCLKSTGELVRWHLNPINQEAVKS